One segment of Phaeacidiphilus oryzae TH49 DNA contains the following:
- a CDS encoding SAM-dependent methyltransferase codes for MQTDGPGGASVPRDLQQDRPHSARMYDYYLGGKDNYAVDRAAVAKAMAAFPGVLIAARVNRAFMQRATRFLAERGIRQWLDIGTGIPTSPNLHEVAQSVAPDARVVYADNDPIVLAHSRALLNAAPGGATAYIDGNVRDPEAILSSPELERTLDLSRPVVLSLNALMHFVPDEWGPYEIVGRLLAALPSGSALALSHATADFDPEGWAGVAEVYRKGGTPLRTRSRAEVEKFFEGLDLVDPGVEVPHRWRPEDVGPLRARTGDITDTEVSQYAGVAFKP; via the coding sequence ATGCAGACCGACGGGCCGGGCGGGGCCTCAGTGCCGCGCGACCTCCAGCAGGACCGTCCGCACAGCGCCCGGATGTACGACTACTACCTGGGCGGCAAGGACAACTACGCGGTGGACCGCGCGGCCGTGGCCAAGGCGATGGCCGCCTTCCCCGGGGTGCTGATCGCCGCCCGGGTGAACCGCGCCTTCATGCAGCGGGCCACCCGGTTCCTCGCCGAGCGGGGGATCCGGCAGTGGCTGGACATCGGCACCGGCATCCCCACCTCGCCCAACCTCCACGAGGTGGCGCAGTCCGTGGCCCCGGACGCCCGGGTGGTGTACGCGGACAACGACCCGATCGTCCTCGCCCACTCCCGGGCGCTGCTCAACGCCGCTCCCGGCGGGGCCACCGCGTACATCGACGGCAACGTCCGCGACCCGGAGGCGATCCTGTCCTCCCCCGAGCTGGAGCGGACCCTGGACCTCAGCCGTCCGGTGGTCCTCTCGCTCAACGCCCTGATGCACTTCGTCCCGGACGAGTGGGGGCCCTACGAGATCGTCGGGCGCCTGCTGGCGGCGCTGCCCTCCGGGTCGGCGCTCGCCCTCTCGCACGCCACCGCGGACTTCGACCCGGAGGGCTGGGCGGGGGTGGCCGAGGTCTACCGCAAGGGCGGGACCCCGTTGCGCACCCGGTCCCGGGCCGAGGTGGAGAAGTTCTTCGAGGGACTGGATCTGGTCGACCCCGGGGTCGAGGTGCCGCACCGCTGGCGCCCCGAGGACGTCGGGCCGCTGCGGGCGCGCACCGGCGACATCACCGACACCGAGGTCTCGCAGTACGCCGGGGTCGCCTTCAAACCCTGA
- a CDS encoding ATP-binding protein produces the protein MTTSAVSAEGSASAAGPPGVCRDAAAPQHACWALAPRPQTVGAARGLIRTTLRLWGAAEVFDSCALVASELLGNALRHGIGGVSEGTTGGCSATPPIRLDLRLRRGRLLCSVSDPSPAPPVLKEPDYFAESGRGLHLIDSLSESWGWTLSADRPGKSVWASLSAAATS, from the coding sequence ATGACAACTTCTGCGGTGTCGGCGGAGGGCTCGGCCTCGGCCGCCGGACCCCCCGGAGTCTGCCGCGACGCGGCGGCTCCGCAGCACGCGTGCTGGGCGCTGGCCCCCAGACCGCAGACCGTGGGCGCCGCCCGCGGCCTGATCCGCACGACGCTGCGGCTCTGGGGCGCGGCGGAGGTCTTCGACTCCTGCGCGCTGGTGGCGTCCGAGCTGCTGGGGAACGCGCTCCGGCACGGGATCGGCGGGGTCTCGGAGGGGACCACGGGGGGCTGCTCCGCGACCCCGCCGATCCGTCTCGACCTGCGGCTGCGCCGCGGCCGGCTGCTCTGCTCGGTCTCCGACCCCAGCCCGGCGCCGCCGGTGCTGAAGGAGCCCGACTACTTCGCCGAGTCCGGCCGCGGACTGCACCTGATCGATTCGCTCAGCGAGTCCTGGGGCTGGACGCTGTCCGCCGACCGCCCCGGGAAGAGCGTCTGGGCGAGCCTGAGTGCCGCTGCCACCAGCTGA
- a CDS encoding DUF397 domain-containing protein, translated as MTSEHQTVANGTRATRIAGAAWRKSRYSNPNGNCVEVALLPGGDVAMRNSRHPDGPALVYTRAEIAAFLDGAKDGDFDSLVDQAS; from the coding sequence TTGACCAGTGAGCACCAGACGGTCGCGAACGGCACGCGGGCGACCCGCATCGCAGGGGCGGCCTGGCGGAAGAGCCGGTACAGCAACCCGAACGGCAACTGCGTGGAGGTGGCCCTGCTGCCCGGCGGCGACGTCGCCATGCGCAACTCCCGCCATCCGGACGGCCCGGCCCTCGTCTACACCCGGGCCGAGATCGCCGCCTTCCTCGACGGCGCCAAGGACGGCGATTTCG